A single window of Methanofastidiosum sp. DNA harbors:
- a CDS encoding pantoate kinase: MYNSEYYVPSHITGFFVPFFSEDYLKTGSTGAGVSLSSGLKTRIKIIEGGGKVDVFLNGSKAIKNNTPVSLKCLNIIKEKYPKYFFNKDVIIEHESDVPIGSGFGASASAALGICFSIKDLIKISPRECIRIAHEAEVKSLSGLGDVVAEVKGGAEIRKTPGVDGIIENIPSDDLKVMAISLGKKKTESVLKDSEKMKIIEKCGSKLLKRLISEPNIERLMQCSKTFTYKTGIMSQEILDLVKIVGEVNSYDASGIMIGEGAFTFINKEDENRVLESIIDIKGDIIVSPIASGLL, encoded by the coding sequence ATGTACAATTCAGAATATTATGTTCCTTCGCATATAACTGGGTTTTTTGTTCCTTTCTTTAGTGAAGACTATTTAAAAACTGGATCAACCGGTGCTGGAGTTTCACTTTCTTCTGGCCTTAAGACTAGAATTAAAATAATTGAAGGTGGTGGCAAAGTTGATGTCTTTTTAAATGGAAGTAAGGCCATAAAAAACAACACACCGGTATCTTTGAAATGCTTAAATATAATCAAAGAAAAATATCCAAAATACTTCTTCAATAAAGATGTTATAATAGAGCATGAGAGTGATGTTCCTATTGGATCTGGATTTGGGGCATCTGCTTCAGCCGCCCTTGGGATTTGCTTCTCAATTAAAGATTTGATAAAGATTTCGCCTAGAGAATGCATAAGAATTGCACATGAGGCTGAAGTCAAGAGCCTGAGCGGTCTTGGGGATGTAGTGGCTGAAGTAAAAGGAGGTGCTGAGATAAGGAAAACTCCAGGTGTTGATGGAATAATTGAAAATATCCCCTCGGATGATCTAAAGGTAATGGCTATAAGTCTTGGAAAGAAAAAAACAGAAAGCGTATTGAAAGATTCTGAAAAAATGAAGATAATCGAAAAATGTGGAAGTAAATTATTAAAGAGGCTTATTAGCGAGCCTAATATTGAAAGATTGATGCAATGCTCAAAGACCTTTACATACAAAACCGGTATAATGTCACAAGAGATTTTGGATTTAGTTAAGATCGTTGGAGAAGTTAATAGTTACGATGCTTCGGGTATTATGATTGGAGAAGGGGCATTTACCTTTATTAATAAAGAAGATGAAAATAGAGTATTGGAAAGTATAATAGATATTAAAGGAGACATCATTGTTTCTCCTATAGCTTCAGGTTTATTATAG
- a CDS encoding phosphopantothenate/pantothenate synthetase, giving the protein MDISKNHPRYESLLLREKIKDCLKEGILSEVGVAAHGRGEAFDYLLGERTTGEADKAIKAAAIMICKAKTPVISVNGNIACLVPGDIVELSKIVPLKIEINLFYRTYEREIKIKKRLEKYGATTILGVGENANESIPGLDSLRGKVSEEGIFNSDVVIVPLEDGDRALALKKMGKKIIAIDLNPFSRTSLCSDITIVDNVVRAMPRLIKEIKKFKDKRIEKDIEFDNSENIKKSIEIMKNNLIHWEEKINER; this is encoded by the coding sequence ATGGATATATCAAAAAATCACCCACGTTATGAATCGCTTCTTTTGAGGGAGAAAATAAAAGATTGTCTGAAAGAAGGTATTCTTTCAGAAGTTGGGGTAGCTGCACATGGTAGGGGAGAAGCTTTTGACTACTTATTAGGGGAAAGAACTACAGGAGAAGCAGATAAAGCGATAAAGGCTGCCGCCATCATGATATGCAAAGCTAAAACCCCAGTAATATCTGTAAATGGGAATATCGCATGTCTTGTTCCAGGGGACATTGTTGAGCTATCAAAGATTGTACCTTTGAAAATAGAAATCAATCTTTTTTATAGGACTTATGAAAGAGAAATTAAAATTAAAAAAAGATTGGAAAAATATGGCGCAACAACTATACTAGGCGTTGGAGAAAATGCAAATGAATCCATACCGGGACTTGATTCTCTAAGGGGCAAAGTGTCTGAAGAAGGTATCTTCAATTCCGATGTTGTTATCGTTCCTTTAGAAGATGGGGACAGGGCTTTGGCACTTAAGAAAATGGGGAAAAAGATTATAGCTATTGATCTAAATCCTTTTTCAAGGACCTCCTTATGCTCTGATATAACAATAGTTGACAACGTTGTTAGGGCAATGCCCCGGCTTATTAAGGAGATAAAGAAATTTAAGGATAAACGTATTGAAAAAGATATTGAATTTGACAATAGCGAGAATATTAAAAAATCGATTGAAATAATGAAAAATAATCTTATTCATTGGGAAGAAAAAATAAATGAAAGGTGA
- a CDS encoding flavodoxin domain-containing protein has product MTNNLLVYDTKYGSTGVIARWISEEMGDIVVKKCSEVESIDDYSFVVIGSPDYDDKPLKSVSEFIEKFRDELKEKKIAIFVVCNDIEETEYQGKQIGGRFNLEIIKRELPKGNIVLEEVLGGVFNPKILDDQDQERIVNFFNEIGKSLKREDLVFMPVMNKLDKDRCKQFVSKLKEI; this is encoded by the coding sequence ATGACTAATAATCTCTTGGTTTATGATACAAAATATGGCTCTACTGGGGTAATTGCTAGGTGGATATCCGAAGAAATGGGAGATATTGTTGTTAAAAAATGCTCAGAAGTAGAGTCTATTGATGATTACTCGTTTGTGGTAATAGGTTCGCCAGATTATGATGATAAACCTCTCAAAAGTGTAAGTGAATTTATTGAAAAATTTAGAGATGAGCTTAAAGAAAAAAAGATAGCAATTTTTGTTGTATGTAACGATATCGAAGAAACAGAATATCAAGGCAAACAAATAGGCGGTAGGTTCAATCTAGAGATAATAAAAAGAGAACTTCCAAAAGGAAATATAGTTTTAGAGGAAGTGCTGGGTGGAGTATTTAATCCTAAAATCCTTGACGATCAAGATCAAGAAAGAATAGTGAACTTCTTTAATGAAATTGGCAAATCCCTCAAGAGAGAAGACCTAGTTTTCATGCCTGTGATGAATAAACTTGATAAAGATAGATGTAAACAGTTTGTTAGTAAACTTAAGGAGATTTAA